The genomic stretch CCCATCAATCTATGATTGACAGCAGGAAAGGATTAAATTGAATTGTCATATGAATTAACCATCCTGGCCGTTGCCGCCGCCTCTCTCGGCTTCATCCATACTGTTATCGGCCCCGACCATTACGTCCCTTTTATTGTCATGGCGCAGGCACGCAAATGGTCGATGTTCAAAACCGCCTGGATAACGATCCTCTGCGGTCTGGGGCATATCGGAAGTTCGGTCCTTCTCGGGATGATCGGTATCGCCTTCGGAATTGCGGTTTCCCGGCTTGAGGGACTGGAATCGCTCCGGGGCAATATTGCCGGCTGGGCCATGATTGCCTTTGGCCTTGCCTATACCATCTGGGGAATCCGACGAGTCATAAAAGGCCGGCCGCATACTCATGCCCATTTTCATCTGGATAGCGAAACCCATTCGCACCATCACACCCATAGCCATGAACACACCCATATTCACGAACGCGATGGCCAGGTCAATATCACTCCGTGGGTCCTGTTTACCATCTTTGTTTTCGGCCCCTGCGAGCCCCTGATCCCAATACTTATGTATCCGGCCGCTCAGGGAAGC from Candidatus Zixiibacteriota bacterium encodes the following:
- a CDS encoding sulfite exporter TauE/SafE family protein; this encodes MSYELTILAVAAASLGFIHTVIGPDHYVPFIVMAQARKWSMFKTAWITILCGLGHIGSSVLLGMIGIAFGIAVSRLEGLESLRGNIAGWAMIAFGLAYTIWGIRRVIKGRPHTHAHFHLDSETHSHHHTHSHEHTHIHERDGQVNITPWVLFTIFVFGPCEPLIPILMYPAAQGSSFGLILITAIFGAVTILTMLGIVLVSSFGISFLPIAKLEKYTHAIAGITIFICGVSIQFLGL